The region AAAAAGAATCTGGGCATGTTTATTTAGTAGGTTCAGGACAAAGTGCCCATGCGGAATACTTCATTCAAAAGAAAGACTTAAAAAGTCCTGCTGCTCTTGCTTGCGAAAGAGCCGTGGCCTCTTCTGGCCTCAAACGATCCGATATAGAATATGCATGGATTTATGATTGTTTTACGGGAATGATCATCCATGAAGCAGGATTGTATTTTGGAGTTCCTCCAAAAGATACAGCCACATCGTTACGCAAAGGTAAAATCTCCAATGGAACGAAAGAGATTCCTATCAATTTAGGTGGGGGAATATTGAATTACCAAGCCGCCATGGCTCTTTCTGGTGCCACAGGCCTTGTGGACATTGTTAGCCAATATGGTCTTGCGGTAGACCCCATTCCAGAAAGATTGAATGCACCACCTAATGTCAGTTTACTGGGAGGAAACGGTGGAATCGATAGTATCAACACTGTAGTTCTTTTTGCCAAAGACAAACCAGAATCTCTGACCAGAGAACCTATGAACTTAAATCCACTAGAAGTCAATGTTCCAAGGCCTAAAGAGGGAGAACAGGCCACCATCCTTACGGCAAGCACCATCTATTTCAATCCAGGTGGAGAAAAAAAACCTCCCTACCTGATTGTCTGTTCTAGAAAAGAAAATGGAGAAATGGTTCTCACGAATCTTTATAGGAAGGATGGATCAGAGATTGTATCAAAAGAAGGGTTGGATCTTGGAAAATCAAAAATAGAGTTCCAAGAGAGGGATGGGAAAATCCAAGGGATTCTTTTGGACTAATCCTGATGCGAAAGGCCAAGGATATAAATCTTTGGCCTTTCCTGCCACCTATCGCCTAACTAAAACTTAAAACTGTTTCAGAAATCTTAAATTCCCGGATTGGAAATACCGGATGTCATGAATTCCGTAACGCATCATCACAAGACGATCAAGGCCGAGACCAAAGGCAAACCCTGTCCATTTTTTAGAATCAAGTCCTGCCGCTTCCAATACATTGGGATGGACTAAACCACAAGGCAGTAACTCCAACCAACCGGAATGTTTACACACACTGCAACCATCTCCACTACAAACCAAACAGTTGATATCAAGTTCAAAACCGGGTTCCACAAATGGAAAGTATCCGGGGCGGAGTCTGGTTTTGATTTCTTTTCGGAACACACGAGAAAGTAGTGTTTCCATCGTATAAATCAAATGAGCCACAGAAATGTTTTCGCCAACCACCATACCCTCTACTTGGTAAAAAGTATTTTCGTGGGAGGCATCCACCTCTTCATATCGAAACACACGACCTGGCGCAATGATCCGAAACGGCGGTTTTAATTTGCGAAGGGCACGCACCTGGATGGCGGAAGTATGAGTTCTGAGTAAGTTTCCATCTGCCGTATAAAACGTATCTTGCATATCACGTGCCGGATGGTCTTCGGTAAAATTAAGGGCACCAAAATTGTTTTCATCGGTTTCTACTTCGGGCCCATCCATCACGGAAAAACCCATGGAAGTAAAAATATCTTCGATTTCATATTGGATTTGAGAAATAGGATGGAGACTCCCTCTTTCTTTAGAAGCGACTGGACGCAAACTATCAAAGAATTCTTGGCCCAATTGGTTCTCATAAAAACTTTCTTTTAAGGAAGAACGTTTTGTTTCTACAAAACTTTCAAGCCGACTTTGTGCTTCGTTTGCTTGTTTCCCCACTGTTTTTTTCTCTTCTACGGAAAGGGAGGCTAGACCCTTTAAAACAGAAGTGAGTTTTCCTTTTTTACCAATGAATTGGTTTTTGAGAGAATCTAGATCTTGTTCGGATGTGGCAGAAGATAAAACAGATTCCGCCTCTTTGACTAAAACTTCGATTTCTTGGGATAGGCTCATACAGATTCTCTTGATTCAATTAATGATTTTAATTCAGGATAAATTCCACCAAAGGCACCATTAGACATCGCAAGGATGATTACTTTTTCCTTTTGGAATTTTGGCAGAATCTTTTTTAGAAGGATAGGAATTTCTTTTGGATCTTTCGCATACAAAGTTTCTTTCTTTGTATTCTTTGCGATGTCTTTTACTAGTTTTTTGACATTCAATCGCAGGGATTTGTTTACTTTGTCTACCTGAAACACTTCGGTAACAATGCTCACGTCACTTCCTTTAAAACATTTAGCAAAATCGTCTTGGAATACATTTCTGTGTGAGGTAGCACTTCTTGGTTCAAAAAGTGAAATGATTTTGTATCCAGGGTAAGCTTCTTTGTGAGCCTTTATGGTTTCTTGGATGGCCACGGGATGGTGGGCAAAGTCTTCCACAAGAAGACTTCTTTCAGAAACAAAAAGGTTTTCTTGTCGTCGTTTGACACCAG is a window of Leptospira kanakyensis DNA encoding:
- a CDS encoding thiolase C-terminal domain-containing protein; the encoded protein is MNPILLGVADTIESEFDSEVYKNLSPLEKYHSILFRSVDKLFGFLGTDRSKIAPYLTDFVSIEAQSLGREGYGFTVKDSNDLGFGGLACHTVDLGGASVGGAIAEAHTIVKANPYAVVLVAAADVPKSVFKQVSDLKRLTATVCHKDWEMPYGATLIGLYSLLCERMMFDTGVTNEDLEEITKHFRKLAEDNPRAFQYQKPINEKQLKKPLSGVYSTPMIAIVTDHGFATLITSEFMKQKLIDNKVIKKESGHVYLVGSGQSAHAEYFIQKKDLKSPAALACERAVASSGLKRSDIEYAWIYDCFTGMIIHEAGLYFGVPPKDTATSLRKGKISNGTKEIPINLGGGILNYQAAMALSGATGLVDIVSQYGLAVDPIPERLNAPPNVSLLGGNGGIDSINTVVLFAKDKPESLTREPMNLNPLEVNVPRPKEGEQATILTASTIYFNPGGEKKPPYLIVCSRKENGEMVLTNLYRKDGSEIVSKEGLDLGKSKIEFQERDGKIQGILLD
- the pheS gene encoding phenylalanine--tRNA ligase subunit alpha — protein: MSLSQEIEVLVKEAESVLSSATSEQDLDSLKNQFIGKKGKLTSVLKGLASLSVEEKKTVGKQANEAQSRLESFVETKRSSLKESFYENQLGQEFFDSLRPVASKERGSLHPISQIQYEIEDIFTSMGFSVMDGPEVETDENNFGALNFTEDHPARDMQDTFYTADGNLLRTHTSAIQVRALRKLKPPFRIIAPGRVFRYEEVDASHENTFYQVEGMVVGENISVAHLIYTMETLLSRVFRKEIKTRLRPGYFPFVEPGFELDINCLVCSGDGCSVCKHSGWLELLPCGLVHPNVLEAAGLDSKKWTGFAFGLGLDRLVMMRYGIHDIRYFQSGNLRFLKQF